In Botrytis cinerea B05.10 chromosome 6, complete sequence, the following proteins share a genomic window:
- the BccatA gene encoding BccatA, whose protein sequence is MAQTNGVLQEPAITTMNGAPVLKPASTQRIGNQLRATLLLQDINLLELIQHITHERIPERVVHARGTSAHGYFEVTDDISDVTSAAFLNRVGKQTDIFCRFSTVAGRAESAETVRDTRGFAFKMFTEEGNLDWLFLSTPVFPIRDGAKFPSFTHATKKNPRSGLPDHKAFWDYFTHNQEGIHFLMFLFSDRATPVDFQHADIFSINTYKFTKSDGSFTYVKIHLKTNQGVKNFTQDEANQKAGVDPDFQTRSLYEDIENQKYPTWDVFAQIIDPVKAENYHINIFDATKTFPFSEFPLRKFGKITLNRNVDNFFAEQEQSAFSPTNLVPGWALTPDPIIQTRALAYADTQRYRLGANFVQLPVNAPYKKPFTPLIRDGAATVNGNLGGTPNYFPSSFYNVGAATQYAQPDEEQFQGTVVNFESEVVDADYVQPRIFWEKTLAEEPGQQDNLISNVAGHLSAVTGDKGLEVRQAVYAMFGKVNADLGKRIETSTETLIKQNETGTLAKNLNNIKISKQNGVKNGILNGNSHNSGMFAHKNWN, encoded by the exons ATGGCTCAA ACCAATGGCGTATTGCAAGAACCGGCCATCACAACGATGAACGGTGCTCCCGTTCTAAAGCCAGCATCTACCCAAAGAATTGGCAATCAGCTCAGAGCCACTCTTCTActtcaagatatcaatctctTGGAATTGATCCAACACATCACCCATGAGCGAATTCCTGAGCG TGTCGTCCATGCCAGAGGTACTAGCGCTCACGGATACTTTGAGGTCACAGATGACATATCAGATGTCACATCTGCGGCTTTTCTAAACCGGGTCGGAAAACAAACCGATATATTTTGTCGGTTCTCCACCGTAGCTGGTCGAGCAGAATCTGCCGAAACGGTTCGGGATACTCGTGGTTTTGCTTTTAAAATGTTTACCGAGGAAGGTAACTTAGATTGGTTGTTCCTTAGCACT CCTGTCTTCCCAATTCGAGATGGAGCTAAATTCCCATCTTTCACTCATGCTACTAAGAAGAATCCACGAAGTGGCTTACCTGATCACAAGGCATTCTGGGA CTACTTCACTCACAACCAAGAGGGGATTCACTTCCTGATGTTCCTCTTCAGTGATCGAGCTACACCAGTCGATTTCCAACATGCCGATATTTTCAGTATCAACACCTACAAGTTCACCAAATCAGACGGTTCATTCACATATGTGAAGATCCATCTCAAGACCAACCAAGGAGTGAAGAACTTCACACAAGATGAGGCTAATCAAAAGGCTGGTGTTGATCCAGACTTCCAAACCCGTAGTCTTTACGAGGATatcgaaaatcaaaagtacCCAACGTGGGACGTTTTTGCACAGATCATTGACCCTGTCAAGGCCGAGAATTATCACATCAATATCTTCGACGCAACCAAGACATTCCCATTTTCCGAGTTCCCTCTTCGCAAGTTCGGTAAAATTACACTCAACAGGAATGTGGATAATTTCTTCGCTGAGCAAGAGCAAAGTGCTTTTAGTCCAACAAATCTCGTTCCTGGTTGGGCTCTAACTCCAGATCCTA TCATTCAAACTCGTGCTCTTGCCTACGCAGATACTCAAAGATATCGTCTCGGAGCCAACTTCGTCCAATTACCTGTCAATGCTCCATACAAAAAGCCCTTTACTCCCCTCATTAGGGATGGAGCTGCAACTGTCAACGGCAACTTAGGTGGTACCCCAAATTACTTCCCATCATCTTTTTACAATGTTGGAGCAGCGACACAATATGCACAACCTGACGAAGAACAATTCCAAGGAACAGTTGTCAACTTTGAGAGTGAAGTCGTCGATGCAGACTACGTGCAGCCAAGAATCTTCTGGGAAAAGACACTAGCTGAAGAGCCAGGTCAACAGGATAATCTTATCAGCAATGTTGCGGGTCATCTAAGCGCAGTCACTGGAGATAAAGGACTTGAAGTTCGACAAGCGGTCTATG CAATGTTCGGTAAAGTTAACGCCGATCTTGGCAAGCGTATCGAGACTTCGACAGAAACTTTGATCAAGCAAAACGAGACAGGAACGTTGGCCAAAAATCTGAACAACATCAAGATCAGCAAACAAAATGGAGTGAAGAACGGGATACTAAATGGCAACAGCCATAACAGTGGTATGTTCGCTCACAAGAATTGGAACTAG